The Puntigrus tetrazona isolate hp1 chromosome 3, ASM1883169v1, whole genome shotgun sequence genome contains a region encoding:
- the lfng gene encoding beta-1,3-N-acetylglucosaminyltransferase lunatic fringe — protein sequence MNMSKAYGRKAMLSLAGATVTCFGLLLFLSQHQRTQMDGMQNESEVGLRSLQSLGESEADDGAQSEQNGKKGFSAYFSKLTRSRREADKPGDAPGATTDAPPAEDISADDIFIAVKTTKKFHRSRLDLLLDTWISRNMQQTYIFTDGEDEELKKKIGSRAINTNCSAAHSRQALSCKMAVEYDKFIESGKKWFCHVDDDNYVNVKTLVKLLSNYPHTQDMYIGKPSLDRPIEATERLGDNKMRPVNFWFATGGAGFCISRGLALKMSPWASGGHFMNTAEKIRLPDDCTIGYIIESVLGVPLTRSSLFHSHLENLQQVSKSEVYKQITLSYGMFENKRNIINMKGAFSVEEDPSRFKSVHCLLYPDTPWCPPQVAY from the exons ATGAACATGTCGAAAGCGTACGGCAGGAAAGCTATGCTCTCCCTCGCGGGGGCGACCGTCACCTGCTTCGGGCTGCTGTTGTTCCTGTCGCAGCATCAGCGGACTCAGATGGACGGGATGCAGAACGAGAGTGAGGTCGGTTTGCGCTCGCTCCAGAGTCTGGGAGAGTCAGAGGCGGATGATGGAGCTCAGTCTGAGCAGAATGGAAAGAAAGGATTCTCTGCCTATTTTTCAAAGCTGACCCGCAGCAGGAGGGAAGCGGATAAGCCCGGCGATGCGCCGGGAGCGACAACAGACGCGCCGCCTGCTGAGGACATCAGCGCGGATGACATCTTCATCGCAGTGAAGACCACTAAGAAGTTTCACCGGTCCAGACTGGACCTACTGCTGGACACCTGGATATCCAGAAACATGCAGCAG ACATACATCTTCACAGATGGCGAAGATGAAGAACTGAAGAAGAAAATCG GAAGCCGTGCTATCAACACCAACTGCTCTGCTGCCCACAGCCGCCAGGCTCTGTCCTGCAAGATGGCTGTAGAGTATGACAAGTTTATTGAGTCTGGAAAAAA GTGGTTTTGTCATGTGGATGATGACAACTATGTGAACGTGAAGACACTGGTGAAGTTGCTGTCCAACTACCCTCACACTCAGGACATGTACATTGGGAAACCCAGCTTGGACAGGCCAATTGAGGCCACAGAAAGACTTGGGGACAACAAGATG AGACCTGTCAATTTCTGGTTTGCTACGGGAGGTGCAGGATTCTGTATCAGCCGTGGGCTAGCTTTGAAGATGAGCCCTTGGGCAAG TGGTGGCCATTTCATGAACACTGCAGAAAAGATCCGTCTTCCTGACGACTGCACCATCGGCTACATCATCGAGTCAGTTCTTGGGGTCCCTTTGACTCGAAGCAGCTTGTTCCACTCACATTTGGAGAACCTGCAACAGGTGTCCAAATCAGAAGTATACAAACAG ATTACATTGAGTTATGGAATGTTTGAAAACAAGAGGAATATCATCAACATGAAAGGGGCTTTCTCTGTTGAGGAGGACCCATCTAG GTTTAAGTCAGTGCACTGTCTGCTGTACCCAGACACTCCATGGTGCCCTCCTCAGGTTGCCTATTAA